One Glutamicibacter halophytocola DNA segment encodes these proteins:
- a CDS encoding ABC transporter ATP-binding protein codes for MTETATPKPLLEIKDLAITFSTPDGPVHAVRDANFTVMPGETVAIVGESGSGKSTSALAAIGLLAGNGSVSSGQILFDGEDISHASEKRFVELRGNHIGMVPQDPMSNLNPVWKIGFQVKETLKANGLAGDNPKERVAQVLADAGLPNPEVRAGQYPHEFSGGMRQRALIAIGLACRPRLLIADEPTSALDVTVQQQILDHLDTMTTELGTAVLLITHDLGLAAERAEKVVVMYKGRVVEYGPALDILRNPQHPYTKRLINSAPSLSAQRGDKHEAIVDQIVPGRAEPLLKVSNLTKVYDIRKGFGKKDKFTAVDNVSFEIPKGTTTAVVGESGSGKSTIAQMVLNLLDKTEGEIVFDGEQIGNLSEKKLFKYRRRVQPIFQDPYGSLDPMYSIYRTIEEPLRIHGIGNSASRQKKVKELLEQVSMPASTMHRFPNELSGGQRQRIAIARALALQPEMIVCDEAVSALDVLVQAQVLELLDELQRDMGLTYLFITHDLAVVRQIADNVCVMEHGKIVEQGTADEIFNAPKSEYTRNLLGAIPGASLI; via the coding sequence ATGACTGAAACTGCAACACCGAAGCCGTTGCTGGAAATCAAGGACTTGGCGATTACCTTCTCCACTCCTGATGGACCAGTACACGCTGTGCGCGATGCAAACTTCACCGTGATGCCAGGGGAGACCGTGGCCATTGTGGGCGAGTCCGGTTCCGGCAAGTCAACCTCGGCACTGGCCGCTATCGGTCTGCTGGCCGGCAACGGTTCGGTTTCTTCAGGCCAGATCCTGTTCGATGGCGAGGACATTTCGCACGCCAGCGAAAAACGATTCGTTGAACTGCGCGGCAATCACATTGGCATGGTTCCCCAAGATCCAATGTCCAACTTGAACCCGGTGTGGAAGATTGGCTTCCAGGTTAAGGAAACTCTGAAGGCCAACGGCCTTGCGGGGGATAACCCCAAAGAACGCGTCGCCCAGGTCCTGGCTGATGCAGGCTTGCCCAACCCGGAGGTTCGCGCAGGACAATACCCGCACGAGTTCTCCGGTGGCATGCGCCAGCGTGCACTGATCGCTATTGGACTGGCATGCCGTCCGCGCCTGCTGATTGCCGATGAGCCCACCAGTGCCTTGGACGTAACCGTCCAGCAGCAGATTCTGGATCATCTGGATACGATGACCACCGAGCTGGGCACCGCGGTCCTGTTGATCACCCATGACCTCGGGCTTGCTGCCGAGCGCGCGGAAAAAGTTGTAGTGATGTACAAGGGTCGCGTCGTTGAATACGGCCCGGCGCTGGATATCCTGCGCAACCCGCAGCATCCATACACCAAACGGCTGATCAACTCTGCTCCGTCCTTGTCTGCACAGCGTGGCGACAAGCATGAGGCCATTGTTGACCAAATCGTTCCGGGCCGGGCCGAGCCCCTGCTGAAGGTGAGCAACCTGACCAAGGTCTATGACATCCGCAAGGGCTTCGGCAAGAAGGACAAGTTCACCGCGGTGGACAACGTATCCTTCGAAATTCCGAAGGGCACCACGACGGCAGTGGTGGGCGAATCCGGTTCCGGAAAGTCCACCATCGCCCAGATGGTGCTGAATCTCTTGGACAAGACCGAGGGTGAGATCGTCTTCGACGGCGAACAGATCGGGAATTTGAGCGAAAAGAAATTGTTCAAGTACCGTCGCCGCGTGCAGCCGATCTTCCAGGATCCTTATGGTTCGCTAGATCCGATGTATTCTATTTATCGAACGATCGAGGAGCCTCTGCGAATCCACGGGATTGGCAACAGCGCGTCGCGCCAGAAGAAGGTCAAGGAACTGCTGGAGCAGGTATCCATGCCGGCTTCGACCATGCACAGATTCCCGAATGAGCTCTCCGGTGGCCAGCGCCAGCGTATTGCCATCGCCCGTGCACTGGCTTTGCAGCCTGAGATGATCGTCTGCGACGAGGCAGTATCTGCGTTGGACGTCTTGGTCCAGGCGCAGGTCCTGGAGCTTCTGGATGAACTGCAGCGGGATATGGGACTGACCTACCTGTTCATCACCCATGACCTGGCAGTAGTTCGCCAGATCGCGGACAATGTCTGCGTGATGGAACATGGAAAGATCGTCGAGCAGGGAACTGCCGACGAGATTTTCAATGCTCCCAAGAGCGAATACACCCGCAACCTGCTGGGTGCGATTCCAGGTGCTTCCCTGATCTAG
- a CDS encoding ABC transporter family substrate-binding protein encodes MRFQRVSKAVVAGAALALALSACAPGGSNSDSNTSQSEGSGNGSAEAVNSGKADLGDVTTKDGTINVTVGAPEFISYNGFTPNTYSTYNSSIVDRMFAGFSYFGTDGTLYQNEALGSYEKVSEDPLTIKYTINEDAKWSDGTPITVADSVLAWAVQNLNLNEGSKDKPLFNSVSVDLGDTVPEGPQGDWDGKEFTVEFAESDPDWALQSWMLQPAHVVATEGGLSTEEFVKAVRDGDSDKLKKAAKFWNEGWVTDPGKLPDEKISPVSGPYKLGSWKAGESVTLVANENYYGTPPATKELTFRFLEDAGMVQALQNKDVDVINPQPTVDTLAQLENLGSAINIQKGDTLTWEHLDFNFAEGNAMTNLELRKAFAMCVPRQQIVDNLIKPLNPDAIVMNAREVFPFQDNYQEVVDSAYDGRYDQVDIEGAKKILEEQDAVGTEIRIGYSAPNERRANEVAAIKSSCDEAGFKISDEGSADFFSPNGAQDRGDYEVALFAWAGSGQISSGENIYATGKPQNFGKYSNKEVDAAWDTLTNSLDPAVHAEQTKKIEKLLWDDLFGIPVFAHPGLSASGSDIQNVRHTATQDQIVWNAEQWARAE; translated from the coding sequence ATGCGGTTTCAGCGCGTTTCGAAAGCAGTAGTTGCGGGCGCTGCCCTGGCATTGGCACTGTCTGCATGTGCCCCAGGTGGAAGCAATTCCGACAGCAATACTTCGCAAAGTGAAGGATCGGGCAACGGTTCAGCTGAAGCAGTCAACAGCGGCAAGGCTGATCTCGGCGATGTCACCACCAAGGACGGCACCATCAACGTGACCGTTGGCGCACCGGAGTTCATCAGCTACAACGGCTTCACTCCAAACACCTACTCCACTTACAACTCGTCCATTGTGGACCGCATGTTCGCTGGCTTTAGCTACTTCGGCACCGATGGCACGCTGTACCAGAACGAAGCCCTGGGCAGCTACGAAAAGGTCAGCGAAGACCCACTGACGATCAAGTACACGATCAATGAGGACGCCAAGTGGTCGGACGGAACACCAATCACCGTCGCAGACTCGGTTCTGGCATGGGCAGTACAGAATCTGAACCTCAACGAAGGTTCCAAGGACAAGCCGCTGTTCAACTCCGTATCAGTTGACTTGGGTGACACCGTTCCAGAGGGCCCACAGGGCGATTGGGATGGCAAGGAATTCACAGTTGAGTTTGCTGAGTCGGACCCGGACTGGGCGCTGCAGTCATGGATGCTCCAGCCCGCTCACGTTGTCGCCACGGAAGGCGGCCTGAGCACGGAGGAATTCGTCAAGGCTGTACGCGACGGCGATTCTGACAAGCTGAAGAAGGCAGCGAAGTTCTGGAACGAAGGCTGGGTGACTGATCCGGGCAAGCTTCCAGATGAGAAGATCAGCCCAGTTTCTGGCCCCTACAAGTTGGGTAGCTGGAAGGCCGGAGAATCGGTGACTTTGGTAGCCAATGAAAACTACTATGGCACCCCTCCTGCAACAAAGGAATTGACTTTCCGATTCCTCGAAGATGCAGGCATGGTACAGGCATTGCAGAACAAGGACGTTGACGTCATTAACCCGCAGCCAACGGTTGATACCTTGGCCCAGCTGGAGAATTTGGGTTCGGCCATCAACATCCAAAAGGGTGACACCCTGACCTGGGAACACCTGGACTTCAACTTCGCCGAAGGCAACGCCATGACCAATCTGGAACTACGCAAGGCCTTCGCCATGTGTGTTCCACGCCAGCAGATCGTTGACAACCTGATTAAGCCGCTGAACCCGGACGCCATCGTGATGAACGCTCGCGAAGTCTTCCCGTTCCAGGATAACTACCAGGAAGTAGTTGATTCGGCCTATGACGGACGTTACGATCAGGTCGACATCGAAGGCGCCAAAAAGATCCTCGAAGAGCAAGATGCCGTCGGCACCGAGATCCGCATTGGCTACTCGGCACCGAACGAGCGCCGCGCCAACGAAGTCGCCGCCATCAAGTCCTCTTGCGACGAAGCTGGATTCAAGATCTCCGATGAAGGCTCCGCTGACTTCTTCTCGCCTAACGGCGCTCAGGATCGAGGCGACTACGAAGTAGCACTGTTCGCATGGGCTGGTTCGGGACAGATCAGCTCCGGCGAGAACATCTACGCAACGGGTAAGCCGCAGAACTTCGGCAAGTACTCGAACAAGGAAGTAGACGCAGCCTGGGACACCTTGACTAATTCGCTGGATCCAGCGGTCCACGCAGAGCAGACCAAGAAGATCGAGAAGCTGCTGTGGGATGACCTCTTTGGCATTCCAGTCTTCGCGCACCCTGGGCTGAGCGCTTCGGGTTCAGATATTCAAAATGTCCGCCATACCGCAACGCAGGACCAGATCGTCTGGAACGCGGAGCAGTGGGCACGTGCCGAGTAA
- a CDS encoding ABC transporter permease gives MWKFIAKRLGSALAVLLAASLLLYVLVINAGDPLKDLRESNADNREYLMAQRTQYMNLDQPWYGRYWDWLTGVSKCFIGQCDLGQNINGVEVSGLLANAASSTLRLVVLATVIAAILGIAIGVLTAIRQYSGLDYLITFMTFLFFSLPVFWAAVLLKEYLAISYNDWLADPQISVGTSIVVGLVIAVLLQMFLGGSAKRRLLTFVIAAVFIPLLLQYSVWLNFYRFPQMGPAVIVILTALVALSATAMSVGLKEKRVLYPALISVALVLAAYYATFWMLATPNAWVLLIGLILAVVIPGAVGRFMGGRLRKAAMTVSILTAVVGAMLTVMDHLFRAWPGFLDLKGRPIATIGSSTANFEGGFWDHFLDNATQLLMPTIILAVISLASYSRYTRSSMLEVQRQDYIRTARSKGLSERTVIFRHAFRNAMIPIATIAAFDFAGLIGGAVITERVFGWKGMGEMFSTGLDHVDPAPVMAFFLVTGSAAILFNLLADIVYAMLDPRIRV, from the coding sequence GTGTGGAAATTTATTGCTAAGAGACTGGGATCGGCACTCGCCGTGCTGTTAGCTGCCTCGCTCTTGCTTTACGTGTTGGTGATCAATGCTGGCGACCCGCTCAAGGACCTTCGCGAAAGTAACGCGGATAACCGAGAGTACCTGATGGCCCAGCGCACCCAGTATATGAACCTGGATCAACCGTGGTACGGGCGGTATTGGGATTGGCTGACCGGTGTGAGCAAGTGCTTCATCGGCCAATGCGACCTCGGCCAGAACATCAACGGTGTTGAAGTTTCCGGATTGCTTGCCAACGCGGCATCTTCCACATTGCGCCTCGTGGTGCTGGCGACCGTCATTGCAGCGATCCTGGGTATTGCCATTGGTGTGCTCACCGCGATCCGCCAGTATTCGGGCCTGGATTACCTGATCACGTTCATGACCTTCCTGTTTTTCTCGCTCCCGGTTTTCTGGGCAGCAGTATTGCTCAAGGAATACCTTGCAATTAGCTACAACGACTGGTTGGCTGATCCGCAGATATCGGTGGGGACGTCCATCGTTGTTGGCCTCGTTATTGCTGTGCTCCTTCAAATGTTCCTTGGCGGTTCGGCCAAGCGCCGCCTGCTGACCTTTGTTATCGCTGCCGTCTTCATCCCGCTTCTTTTGCAGTACAGCGTATGGCTGAACTTCTATCGTTTCCCGCAAATGGGCCCGGCGGTGATCGTCATACTGACCGCTTTGGTCGCCTTGAGCGCCACCGCCATGAGCGTTGGCCTGAAGGAAAAGAGAGTGCTTTATCCGGCACTGATTTCCGTCGCCCTGGTCTTGGCCGCGTATTACGCAACGTTCTGGATGCTCGCGACCCCGAACGCCTGGGTGCTATTGATCGGCTTGATCCTCGCTGTGGTCATCCCCGGCGCGGTTGGGCGGTTCATGGGAGGCCGCCTGCGCAAGGCCGCCATGACGGTATCCATCCTCACCGCAGTCGTCGGTGCAATGCTGACCGTAATGGACCACTTGTTCAGGGCATGGCCTGGATTCCTTGATCTCAAGGGACGCCCGATCGCCACGATTGGCTCTTCGACCGCAAACTTTGAGGGCGGCTTCTGGGATCACTTCCTGGACAATGCCACCCAGCTGTTAATGCCGACTATCATCTTGGCCGTCATTTCCCTGGCCAGCTACTCCCGCTACACACGTTCCTCGATGCTCGAAGTGCAGCGCCAGGACTACATTCGTACGGCTCGCTCCAAGGGACTGTCCGAACGCACCGTGATTTTCCGTCACGCTTTCCGAAACGCGATGATTCCCATCGCCACCATCGCCGCCTTCGACTTCGCCGGCCTGATTGGCGGTGCGGTCATCACCGAACGCGTCTTCGGGTGGAAAGGCATGGGCGAAATGTTCTCAACCGGTCTGGACCATGTCGACCCGGCGCCGGTGATGGCGTTCTTCCTCGTGACCGGCAGTGCTGCAATTCTGTTCAATCTGCTGGCGGATATCGTATACGCCATGCTTGACCCGCGTATCCGCGTTTAG
- a CDS encoding ABC transporter permease, with translation MSTTNKNPNEQLPENLTSVAEVEDAKLARADETSKSQGRIVLERFMGHKPAMVSAVILVFITIFAFSSIGWGPLPGWWHQSFYEAGLVVNGGKPTMSLVPTWLGGEGIRWGEHPFGQDSVGKDYFALVMNGTQKSIIIGVVVGVVSTVLGTIIGAVAGYFRGWVDEVLMRITDLFIVIPLLVLAAVLGKIAGASTGSIITLALVLGLVTWTGLARLVRGEILSLREREYVAAAQAMGSKTSRVIFKHLIPNTMGVIVVNATFAIAGAILLESSLSYLGFGVKAPESSLGLLISQYQNAFTTRPWLFWWPGMIIVMIALAVNFLGDGLRDAFDPRQLGKKRRRRAGLFALPTRKEKP, from the coding sequence ATGAGCACCACGAACAAAAATCCCAATGAGCAACTACCGGAGAACCTGACCTCGGTCGCCGAGGTGGAAGATGCCAAGCTGGCTCGGGCAGACGAGACCTCCAAGAGCCAGGGCCGCATCGTTCTTGAACGATTCATGGGCCACAAGCCGGCGATGGTGTCAGCCGTCATTCTGGTCTTCATTACCATCTTTGCCTTCAGCTCCATCGGTTGGGGCCCCCTGCCGGGTTGGTGGCATCAGTCCTTCTATGAAGCCGGACTCGTCGTCAACGGCGGCAAGCCGACCATGAGCCTGGTTCCAACCTGGCTTGGGGGAGAAGGCATTCGATGGGGTGAGCACCCCTTTGGCCAAGACTCCGTGGGCAAGGACTATTTTGCCCTCGTTATGAACGGCACTCAGAAGTCCATCATCATCGGTGTTGTCGTGGGCGTGGTGTCAACCGTGCTGGGCACGATTATCGGTGCTGTGGCAGGCTACTTCCGTGGCTGGGTCGACGAAGTTCTAATGCGCATCACCGACCTGTTTATCGTGATCCCGCTGCTGGTGCTTGCCGCAGTGCTGGGAAAGATTGCCGGCGCTTCCACTGGATCGATCATCACGCTGGCTCTGGTCCTTGGACTGGTGACGTGGACCGGTTTGGCTCGTCTGGTGCGTGGTGAAATCCTCAGCCTGCGCGAACGCGAGTATGTCGCTGCTGCACAGGCCATGGGCTCAAAAACCAGCCGCGTCATCTTCAAGCACCTAATTCCAAACACCATGGGCGTGATCGTGGTCAACGCGACCTTTGCCATTGCCGGCGCCATCCTTCTCGAATCCTCGCTGTCCTACCTCGGCTTCGGGGTCAAGGCTCCAGAGTCCTCCCTAGGCTTGCTGATTAGCCAGTACCAGAACGCCTTTACCACTCGTCCATGGCTGTTCTGGTGGCCGGGCATGATCATTGTGATGATCGCCTTGGCCGTCAACTTCCTCGGCGATGGCCTGCGCGATGCCTTTGACCCTCGTCAGCTGGGCAAGAAGCGTCGCCGTCGCGCCGGATTATTTGCCCTGCCAACTCGCAAGGAGAAGCCATGA
- a CDS encoding ABC transporter ATP-binding protein, with amino-acid sequence MSHVAPTENQGSEGYALSFENLNVTFETSGPDVHAVKGLSLTVRPGQVVALVGESGSGKSVTSTAAMGLLPDNATIAGSAKVGNINVVGLDEGKIRKMRATDIAMVFQEPMTALNPVLTIERQLTEALELHDIAYGKEATDRAIELLDMVGIPEPAKRIKQYPHQFSGGQRQRIVIAMAISCDPKVIIADEPTTALDVTVQAEILDLLRELKDRLNTGILLITHNMGVVADMADEVAVMFQGNLVETGTVDQVLLHPRHEYTQRLLAAVPRLSAPIDIAEHAPHSTATAPAGRELVLEAKNLVLEYDMRGTVFRAVENVSFDVAKGEVLGIVGESGSGKSTIAKAVLGLLPVAEGTLAVKGQNLPKLSTRQARAVRKQIGVIFQDPAASLNPRFPIGECITEPMVVHKVGTKASRIKRAEELLDAVKLPRNVINRYPHELSGGQRQRVCIARALTLNPELLIADEPTSALDVSVQALVLEMLQDLQRDFNFACLFVSHDLAVVDMLADAIVVMQSGKAVEQGMVETVLHAPSHDYTKRLLAAAPVPDPHIQAERRAAWRLLNNSK; translated from the coding sequence ATGAGCCACGTAGCACCAACTGAAAACCAGGGCTCAGAAGGCTACGCACTGAGCTTCGAAAACCTCAACGTCACCTTTGAAACTTCCGGTCCCGATGTTCACGCGGTCAAGGGCCTGTCCTTGACAGTGCGTCCCGGCCAGGTGGTCGCATTGGTCGGCGAGTCCGGTTCCGGCAAGTCCGTGACCTCCACGGCCGCAATGGGGCTGCTGCCTGATAATGCAACCATCGCAGGCTCCGCCAAGGTCGGAAACATCAACGTGGTCGGCCTGGATGAGGGCAAGATCCGCAAGATGCGCGCCACCGACATCGCGATGGTGTTCCAGGAACCGATGACGGCGCTGAACCCGGTATTGACCATTGAACGCCAGCTAACCGAGGCCTTGGAACTCCATGACATTGCCTACGGCAAAGAAGCCACCGACCGGGCTATCGAGCTCCTGGATATGGTAGGCATTCCCGAACCAGCCAAGCGGATCAAGCAGTATCCGCACCAGTTCTCCGGCGGCCAGCGCCAGCGCATCGTGATTGCCATGGCCATCTCCTGTGATCCCAAGGTGATCATTGCTGATGAGCCCACTACCGCACTGGACGTAACAGTGCAGGCCGAGATCCTAGATCTGCTTCGTGAATTGAAGGACCGGCTGAATACAGGGATCCTGTTGATCACCCACAATATGGGTGTAGTTGCTGACATGGCCGATGAAGTCGCCGTGATGTTCCAGGGCAACCTGGTGGAGACCGGGACTGTGGACCAGGTCTTGTTACACCCGCGGCATGAATACACACAGCGGCTTCTGGCTGCCGTACCGCGTCTATCGGCTCCCATCGATATCGCCGAGCATGCTCCGCACAGCACGGCGACGGCACCGGCCGGACGTGAACTGGTGCTGGAAGCCAAGAACCTGGTGCTGGAATATGACATGCGCGGAACAGTTTTCCGCGCCGTGGAGAACGTGAGCTTTGATGTTGCCAAGGGCGAAGTTCTGGGCATCGTGGGAGAATCCGGATCCGGCAAGTCGACCATCGCCAAGGCTGTACTCGGCCTGTTGCCGGTGGCTGAAGGGACTTTGGCGGTCAAGGGGCAGAACCTCCCTAAGTTGTCTACTAGGCAGGCGCGCGCAGTGCGCAAGCAGATCGGCGTTATCTTCCAGGACCCCGCTGCTTCGCTCAACCCCCGCTTCCCGATTGGCGAATGCATCACCGAGCCAATGGTGGTGCACAAGGTGGGAACTAAGGCATCTCGCATCAAGCGTGCCGAGGAATTGCTCGATGCGGTTAAGCTGCCTCGCAACGTCATCAATCGCTACCCGCACGAACTTTCCGGGGGCCAGCGTCAGCGCGTGTGCATTGCCCGCGCGTTGACCTTGAATCCAGAATTGCTGATTGCCGACGAGCCAACCAGCGCGCTGGATGTTTCGGTACAGGCATTGGTGCTGGAAATGCTCCAGGATCTGCAACGGGACTTTAATTTTGCTTGCCTGTTTGTCAGCCACGACTTGGCCGTGGTGGACATGCTGGCTGATGCCATTGTCGTGATGCAAT